Proteins encoded together in one Mycolicibacter minnesotensis window:
- the nuoI gene encoding NADH-quinone oxidoreductase subunit NuoI: MASLRDALAGFGVTWKTMFKRPINDGYPERKKPTAPRYHGRHQLNRHPDGLEKCIGCELCAWACPADAIYVEAADNTDQERFSPGERYGRVYQINYLRCIGCGLCIEACPTRALTMTNNYEMAADNRAELIWERDQLLAPLEADMIAPPHAMPPGATEKDYYLGRVSPAGLDEDPDLFVMLDRVKQGKA, encoded by the coding sequence ATGGCTAGTTTGCGAGACGCACTGGCCGGGTTCGGCGTCACCTGGAAGACGATGTTCAAACGGCCGATCAACGACGGCTACCCCGAACGCAAGAAGCCGACGGCGCCGCGCTACCACGGCCGCCACCAACTCAACCGGCACCCGGACGGGCTGGAGAAGTGCATCGGCTGCGAATTGTGTGCGTGGGCCTGTCCGGCAGACGCCATCTATGTGGAGGCCGCCGACAACACCGACCAGGAACGCTTCTCCCCCGGCGAACGCTACGGCCGGGTGTACCAGATCAACTATCTGCGGTGCATCGGCTGCGGACTGTGCATCGAGGCCTGCCCCACCCGGGCTCTGACCATGACCAACAACTACGAGATGGCCGCCGACAACCGCGCCGAGCTGATCTGGGAACGCGACCAGCTGCTGGCCCCGCTGGAAGCCGACATGATCGCGCCGCCGCACGCGATGCCGCCCGGCGCCACCGAGAAGGACTACTACTTGGGCAGGGTGAGCCCGGCCGGCCTCGACGAAGACCCGGACCTGTTCGTCATGCTCGACCGAGTGAAGCAGGGCAAGGCCTGA
- a CDS encoding NADH-quinone oxidoreductase subunit J: MGTTLLAADIVVRTSTGEAVTFWALGVIAVIGAIGVVTAAKAVYSALFLAMTMLILAVFYFVQDAMFLGVVQIVVYTGAVMMLFLFVMMLIGVDSAESLVETLHGQRAAATLAGIAFGILLIAGIGGATMHLRRIGTPPAAGTGAADLSQHNVEGLAALIFTRYLWAFELTSALLITAVLAAMVLTHRERLQPRMTQRELSIQRFQSGRRPTPLPTPGVYARHNAVDIAARLPDGTYSPLSVSDTLTHRWVGATGNAAHSDTEIAANGEDSGQ; this comes from the coding sequence ATGGGCACCACACTGCTGGCCGCCGACATCGTCGTGCGCACCTCCACCGGGGAGGCGGTGACGTTCTGGGCGCTGGGCGTGATCGCCGTGATTGGCGCCATCGGCGTGGTCACCGCCGCCAAGGCGGTGTACTCGGCCCTGTTTCTGGCGATGACGATGTTGATCCTGGCGGTGTTCTACTTCGTTCAGGACGCGATGTTCCTCGGCGTGGTGCAGATCGTCGTCTACACCGGCGCGGTGATGATGCTGTTCCTGTTCGTGATGATGCTGATCGGTGTGGACTCCGCCGAATCACTGGTGGAAACCCTGCACGGCCAGCGGGCCGCCGCCACCCTGGCCGGGATCGCGTTCGGGATACTGCTGATCGCCGGGATCGGCGGTGCCACGATGCACCTGCGCCGCATCGGCACGCCCCCTGCCGCCGGCACCGGCGCGGCGGACCTGAGCCAACACAACGTCGAGGGCCTGGCCGCGCTGATCTTCACCCGCTACCTGTGGGCGTTCGAGCTCACCAGCGCACTGCTGATCACCGCCGTGCTCGCCGCCATGGTGCTGACCCACCGCGAGAGGTTGCAGCCGCGGATGACGCAGCGGGAGCTGTCGATTCAGCGCTTCCAATCCGGTCGACGGCCGACGCCGCTGCCCACCCCCGGCGTCTACGCCCGCCACAACGCCGTCGACATCGCCGCGCGCCTGCCCGACGGGACCTACTCGCCGCTGTCGGTGTCGGACACCTTGACCCACCGCTGGGTCGGCGCGACGGGCAACGCGGCACACTCCGACACCGAAATTGCCGCCAACGGGGAGGACTCGGGCCAGTGA
- the nuoK gene encoding NADH-quinone oxidoreductase subunit NuoK — MNPENYLYLSAMLFTIGATGVLLRRNALVMFMCVELMLNAANLAFVTFARLHSQLDGQMVAFFTMVVAACEVVIGLAIIMTIFRARRSASVDDANLLRG; from the coding sequence GTGAATCCGGAGAACTACCTCTACCTGTCGGCGATGCTGTTCACCATCGGAGCCACCGGGGTGTTGTTGCGGCGCAATGCCCTGGTGATGTTCATGTGTGTCGAACTGATGCTCAACGCCGCCAACCTGGCATTCGTCACCTTCGCCCGGCTGCACTCCCAGCTCGACGGCCAGATGGTGGCGTTTTTCACCATGGTCGTCGCCGCCTGCGAGGTGGTGATCGGCTTGGCCATCATCATGACGATCTTCCGGGCCCGGCGATCCGCCTCGGTCGACGACGCGAACCTACTGCGCGGCTAG
- the nuoH gene encoding NADH-quinone oxidoreductase subunit NuoH has protein sequence MSDPLWLMLVKVLGIFLFLLLTVVLAIVIERKVVGRMQMRPGPNRVGPKGWLQSLADAIKLALKEDITPFNVDRAIYTLAPIISTVPAITAFAVIPLGPEVSIFGHRTALQLADLPIAVLFVLAMSSIGVYGIILAGWSSGSVYPLLGGIRSTAQVISYEVAMGLAFASVFLYAGTMATSGIVAAQDRVWFTFLLMPAFMVYLTAMVGETNRAPFDLPEAEGELVGGFHTEYSSLKFALFFLAEYINMTTVSAVAVTLFLGGWHAPFPFNMWDGANTGWWPLLWFTLKLWGFIFVYIWLRGTLPRLRYDQFMALGWKILIPVALAWVLIAAGMRSLRNGGYEHWQPALAAISTVTTVVVLVALHRRFSALSTRHTRLDESTAVAPAVATEGSFPTPPLPQRGSPRIKEDVNG, from the coding sequence ATGAGCGATCCTTTGTGGTTGATGCTGGTCAAGGTGCTGGGCATCTTCTTGTTTCTGCTCTTGACGGTTGTCCTGGCCATTGTCATCGAGCGAAAAGTCGTGGGCCGCATGCAGATGCGTCCCGGCCCCAACCGGGTAGGTCCCAAGGGCTGGCTGCAGAGCCTGGCCGATGCCATCAAGCTGGCCCTCAAGGAGGACATCACCCCGTTCAACGTCGACCGGGCGATTTACACACTGGCCCCGATCATCTCGACGGTGCCGGCCATCACCGCATTCGCGGTGATCCCGCTGGGCCCCGAAGTCAGCATCTTCGGCCACCGCACCGCATTGCAGCTGGCGGACCTGCCGATCGCGGTGCTGTTCGTTCTGGCGATGTCCTCCATCGGGGTGTACGGGATCATCCTGGCCGGGTGGTCGTCCGGCTCGGTCTACCCATTACTCGGCGGAATCCGCTCGACCGCCCAGGTGATCTCCTACGAAGTCGCGATGGGCCTGGCGTTCGCATCGGTGTTCCTCTACGCCGGCACGATGGCGACCTCGGGCATCGTGGCAGCCCAGGATCGAGTGTGGTTCACCTTCCTGCTGATGCCTGCGTTCATGGTCTACCTGACCGCGATGGTCGGTGAGACCAACCGGGCACCCTTCGACCTGCCCGAAGCCGAGGGCGAACTGGTCGGCGGCTTCCACACGGAATACTCCTCATTGAAGTTCGCCCTGTTCTTCCTCGCCGAATACATCAACATGACCACGGTTTCGGCCGTGGCGGTCACGCTGTTCCTCGGTGGATGGCACGCGCCATTCCCGTTCAACATGTGGGACGGGGCCAACACAGGCTGGTGGCCTCTGTTGTGGTTCACGCTCAAGCTCTGGGGCTTCATCTTCGTCTACATCTGGTTGCGGGGCACCCTGCCCCGGCTGCGGTACGACCAGTTCATGGCGTTGGGCTGGAAGATCCTCATCCCGGTGGCGCTGGCCTGGGTGCTGATCGCCGCGGGAATGCGCAGCCTGCGCAACGGCGGCTACGAGCATTGGCAGCCGGCGCTGGCCGCGATCAGCACCGTGACCACGGTCGTGGTGCTGGTGGCACTACATCGGCGATTCAGCGCGCTGAGTACACGGCACACCCGCCTCGACGAATCCACTGCGGTGGCCCCCGCCGTGGCAACCGAGGGTTCGTTCCCGACACCACCGCTGCCGCAACGCGGTTCACCGCGGATCAAGGAGGACGTCAATGGCTAG